CTCGACTACATGGATTCGAAAGGCAAACGCACACGCCGGACCGTCAGCCCCATCCGATTCACGGCCACGGATCGTTTCTTGGGACTGTGCCTGTGTCGTGAAGAGCCTCGGCAATTCCATTTGTCGCGATGCAGCAATTTTCAGTTGCTCGAAGCCGACGAAGTGGTCATGCCCGTCCCCATGATTGAACTGGGATCCTGATTAATCGGGGCGCCTGATCGAGCTTTGCTCGATTTCGAACGTTGATGGTCCACCAGCCTGAAATCGCAAGTCTGTAGACGATTTTCGCCTCGGCGACCCTTAGGTTATGATCGGCCCTGCTAAATTGCCGGCAGCGGCGACTTGCACGCCAATCGCTGGTGTCAAGTTCGTTCAGTCGCTGGTTTCTCTCCCCCGTTCACCATCCCGACGGAGCCCACCTCGATGCAACCTTCACGCCGTGGCTTTTTGAAAACCGGTGCCCTCGCGGGCGCGGTCGCTGGATCCAACCTGACCTCTGCTCAGCTGATCGCGGCGGAAGAAACGAAGAAACTCCGTTTGGCAGCGATTGGCGTGGGCGGTAGCCGAGGTCGTTACAACCGTGGCGGTGCGATTGCCAACGAAGCGTCCAAATTTGCCACGATGGTTGCCGTTTGCGATGTGGACGATCTGCACACCGAAGAGTTCAACCAGAAACACGGCGGCAACCTGAACAAATATCGCGACTACCGCGAGATGTTGGCGAAGGAAAAGCCAGATGTGGTGACGATTGGCACCCCGGATCACTGGCACGTGCCCATCGCAATCGCGTGCTTGGAAGCCGGCGCCGATGTCTACTGCGAAAAACCACTGACGCTGACGATCGACGAAGGCAAACAAATTCGCAAGGTCGTCGAGAAAACCGGTCGCGTGTTCCAGGTCGGAACCCAGCAACGCAGTTCAGGCAATCTGTTTCAAAAAGCGATCGCGATGGTCCAATCGGGCTATGTCGGCGACAACGTCAACGCTTACATCGCGATCGGCGGTGCTCCCGGCGGTGGACCGTTCGAAGCCACCGAGGCTCCCGAGGATTTGGATTGGGATTTGTGGGTTGGCCCGGCGGCGAAGGCGGACTACTGCGAAGAGCGACGCAAATACTTCCGTTGGTTCTTCGAGTATTCCGGCGGCAAAATGACGGATTGGGGTGCCCACCACATCGATATCGCTCAGTGGGCGTTGGCTCCCGGAGAAACCGGCCCGACTTCAATTCAGGGCACCGGCGAATTTCCTGAAAACGTCCCCGCGGACTTCAATTGGAATTCGTTCTTCAACGGCGAAGCGTCGCTGCCCAATGGTTACAACACCGCGATGAAGTTCAACATCGAGCTGAAGTTCGACAACGGTTCCAAGATGGTGGTGACCAACCACTACAAACGCGAAGACGAGAACATTGACTTCCCCAACGGGATCTTGTTCGAAGGCAGCAAGGGGCGGATCTTCGTCAACCGTGGGAAGCTGACCGGTTCCCCTGTGGATGCGTTGACCGATGAAGACAACGCCAAGCTCGACGCGAAAATCGCCGAGCTTCGCAAAGGAAAAAAAGCGATGAGCCACATGGGGAACTTTTTTGCCTGCATTGAAGAGGGCGGTCAGCCGATCTCTGACGTGTGGTCGCACCACCGCACAATGACCTCGTGTCACCTGTGCAACATTGCGTTGATGTTGGGCCGTGAATTGAAATGGGACCCGAAAGCCGAGCGATTCATTGACGACGAGCAAGCCAACGGGCTGATGAGTCGCAAATCGCGAGAAGGATTTTCAGCCGAAACCCACGCGGCGAGCTGAAATCCAGTCGATTTCGCGATCGATTGACTTTCATTCCTCTTGTCAAAACGGGGCCCAACGACGACACTTGCGGCCCCGTTTTCAAAATTCTGGCGTGAACACGCGAGTCCACTGGCGGACTTCGCGAAGGAACACGCCGCAATTCCCCCGCTGAACGTTGTTTCAACGGCATCGCACTCATGCGAGGCCCACTGGCGAAAAAGGGATTGCTGAATCGAGATGTACTGCGGAATTTCCGTGGTTTCTCGGCTCAGTGATTCACAATTTCGCGTTTGAAAACACAGCGTCCGGCACATCCGTGAAAGTCACGATGGCACGTTACACTGGGCCCAAAGCCCGCATCAATCGCCGCCTCGGCACCATGATTTACGAAACCGCCGGCGCAGCCCGTGCGATGGACCGTCGCCCGCAACCCCCAGGGATGCACACCCGCGGTCGCCGCCCCAGTAACTACGGTGCGGCTTTGATGGAAAAGCAAAAGATCAAGCACTATTACGGATTGGGCGAACGCCAACTTC
This genomic interval from Rhodopirellula halodulae contains the following:
- a CDS encoding WYL domain-containing protein; the protein is MSVATLSPVAAPSAFVRGDESFARSRDRFCERANAKWSPERLLRTAMADSDRFVVQLDYMDSKGKRTRRTVSPIRFTATDRFLGLCLCREEPRQFHLSRCSNFQLLEADEVVMPVPMIELGS
- a CDS encoding Gfo/Idh/MocA family protein, giving the protein MQPSRRGFLKTGALAGAVAGSNLTSAQLIAAEETKKLRLAAIGVGGSRGRYNRGGAIANEASKFATMVAVCDVDDLHTEEFNQKHGGNLNKYRDYREMLAKEKPDVVTIGTPDHWHVPIAIACLEAGADVYCEKPLTLTIDEGKQIRKVVEKTGRVFQVGTQQRSSGNLFQKAIAMVQSGYVGDNVNAYIAIGGAPGGGPFEATEAPEDLDWDLWVGPAAKADYCEERRKYFRWFFEYSGGKMTDWGAHHIDIAQWALAPGETGPTSIQGTGEFPENVPADFNWNSFFNGEASLPNGYNTAMKFNIELKFDNGSKMVVTNHYKREDENIDFPNGILFEGSKGRIFVNRGKLTGSPVDALTDEDNAKLDAKIAELRKGKKAMSHMGNFFACIEEGGQPISDVWSHHRTMTSCHLCNIALMLGRELKWDPKAERFIDDEQANGLMSRKSREGFSAETHAAS